A window of Exiguobacterium sp. FSL W8-0210 contains these coding sequences:
- a CDS encoding DegV family protein, which yields MIRLITDSGADAPKDMLDAYDFTVMPFGVLIDEDTFFDGESISPKQLYDKMRDGAAPKTFQAEVSRMVEVFTRHFEQGDPFLYLAFSSELSGTYQTAKMLAEELAEKYPNVPYLVLDTKTASTGQGLFVLDVAEYAQTHSFEETVAYAEAKVNTIRHLFTVESLEYLMRGGRVSRASAFIGGLLSILPLLTVEDGKLIPKEKIRGQKKVMNRIVEWMEEARPAIDGHRIMIGHGDSIERAEQLKQLIEAQFSPSEVILTIAGAAIGSHTGPGLVVIGYDLPR from the coding sequence ATGATCCGATTGATCACAGATAGTGGTGCCGATGCACCAAAAGACATGTTAGATGCTTATGATTTTACGGTCATGCCATTCGGCGTATTGATCGACGAAGACACGTTCTTCGATGGAGAATCGATATCTCCAAAACAACTGTATGATAAGATGCGTGACGGTGCAGCACCAAAGACATTCCAAGCAGAAGTCAGCCGGATGGTCGAAGTATTCACGCGTCACTTCGAACAAGGGGATCCCTTCCTCTACCTCGCCTTCTCGAGCGAATTATCGGGAACGTATCAAACCGCGAAGATGCTAGCAGAGGAGCTCGCCGAAAAGTATCCGAACGTGCCTTATCTCGTACTCGATACGAAAACCGCTTCAACAGGACAAGGATTGTTCGTTCTCGACGTCGCAGAATACGCACAAACGCATTCGTTTGAAGAAACAGTGGCTTACGCTGAAGCCAAGGTGAATACGATTCGTCATCTGTTTACAGTCGAATCACTCGAATATTTGATGCGCGGTGGACGGGTTTCTCGTGCCAGTGCTTTCATTGGTGGTCTCTTATCGATTTTGCCACTGTTGACAGTCGAAGACGGGAAGTTGATCCCAAAAGAGAAGATCCGTGGTCAGAAAAAAGTCATGAACCGAATCGTCGAGTGGATGGAAGAAGCACGTCCTGCGATTGACGGACACCGGATCATGATTGGTCACGGGGATTCGATCGAACGGGCAGAACAGTTAAAACAATTGATTGAAGCACAGTTTTCACCAAGCGAAGTCATCTTGACGATCGCCGGCGCAGCGATCGGTTCACATACAGGACCGGGACTCGTCGTCATTGGGTATGACCTTCCACGTTAA
- a CDS encoding lipoate--protein ligase family protein — MGIELLKQEHYRIFDQTSLGTAFHATQSFAMDDTLCASVATEGAALRSWIHHETVVLGIQDARLPHLADGVAVLHEHGFSPVVRNSGGLAVVLDAGVLNISLVLPERGGIDIDSGYEAMLALVRRMFAQETDAIVAGEIVGSYCPGSYDLSIAGKKFAGISQRRVRGGVAVQIYLCVNGSGSQRAALVRDFYEAALQGETTKFVYPTVVPETMASLEELLGTPLTVEECLRRAYEALLALGADLTPATLTELENERFGVNLSRMLDRNEKALG; from the coding sequence ATGGGAATCGAACTCTTAAAACAAGAACATTATCGTATTTTTGATCAAACGTCACTCGGAACTGCTTTCCATGCGACACAATCGTTTGCGATGGACGACACATTATGTGCCTCTGTTGCAACAGAAGGAGCCGCACTCCGCTCTTGGATTCACCACGAAACCGTCGTCCTCGGCATCCAGGATGCCCGTCTTCCTCATCTTGCTGACGGTGTAGCCGTTCTGCATGAACATGGTTTCTCGCCCGTCGTCCGTAACTCAGGTGGTCTTGCCGTCGTCCTCGACGCTGGTGTCTTGAATATTTCACTCGTCCTACCGGAACGCGGCGGCATCGATATCGACAGTGGTTACGAAGCGATGCTTGCGCTCGTCCGCCGCATGTTCGCACAAGAAACGGACGCGATCGTCGCTGGTGAAATCGTCGGATCGTATTGTCCCGGTTCTTATGACTTATCGATTGCGGGTAAAAAATTCGCTGGTATCTCCCAGCGTCGTGTTCGTGGCGGAGTTGCCGTTCAAATCTATCTTTGTGTCAACGGAAGTGGAAGTCAACGCGCTGCTTTAGTCCGTGACTTTTACGAGGCAGCGCTTCAAGGTGAAACGACGAAATTCGTCTATCCGACCGTCGTGCCGGAAACGATGGCGTCCCTCGAGGAACTGCTTGGTACTCCACTGACAGTCGAGGAGTGCTTACGTCGTGCATATGAAGCGTTACTTGCGCTCGGCGCTGATTTGACGCCCGCAACTTTGACGGAACTCGAGAATGAGCGTTTCGGCGTCAACTTGAGTCGGATGCTTGATCGAAACGAAAAAGCCCTAGGTTAA
- a CDS encoding HD domain-containing protein — protein MYQSLGQLKETKVFKDPVHRYIYVSDQLIWQLIGTREFQRLRRIKQLGTSFLTFHGAEHTRFHHSLGVYEITRQLIDVFNGRADWDDQYRELTLAAALLHDVGHGPFSHAFENVFGVNHETWTEQIILGDTEIKKVLDQVGDGFAEEVASIINKTHPNQLLVTMISSQLDVDRMDYLLRDAHFAGVSYGKFDLERMLRVLRPAHNQMVVKQSGMHSIEDYIMRRYQMYWQVYLHPVTRSSDYLLKAILERAQELYLSAYPFAIAPIHLMPLFDQKMELRDFLGLDETIVYFYFQQWANEQDPILADLSGRFVDRKLFKYVDYPAEKRELVHDKLCELFEAIGLNPTYYLLEDKLSRLPYDLYGDNGEISKQPIMLQMKDGQMKEISQVSPLVQAIATSRQTDEKLFFPQEILHDLREHANEKMQIDQLLIGSVTS, from the coding sequence ATGTATCAATCATTAGGACAATTAAAGGAAACGAAGGTCTTCAAGGATCCGGTTCATCGCTATATCTATGTCAGTGATCAGTTGATTTGGCAACTGATCGGTACACGTGAATTTCAGCGACTACGCCGAATCAAACAACTCGGAACATCCTTTTTGACGTTTCATGGAGCAGAGCACACACGGTTCCATCATTCGCTCGGTGTCTATGAAATCACGCGTCAACTGATCGATGTCTTCAACGGTCGCGCCGATTGGGACGATCAGTACCGTGAGTTGACGCTGGCTGCGGCACTCTTACACGATGTCGGACACGGTCCGTTTTCGCACGCATTCGAGAACGTCTTCGGTGTTAATCACGAGACGTGGACGGAGCAGATCATTCTCGGGGATACGGAAATCAAGAAAGTCCTCGACCAAGTCGGAGACGGATTTGCGGAAGAAGTGGCGTCGATCATCAACAAGACGCACCCGAATCAACTGCTTGTTACGATGATCAGCTCACAACTCGACGTCGACCGGATGGATTATTTATTGCGCGATGCGCATTTTGCCGGTGTCAGCTACGGAAAATTCGATCTCGAGCGGATGCTTCGGGTATTGCGTCCGGCCCATAATCAGATGGTCGTCAAACAATCGGGAATGCATTCGATCGAAGACTACATCATGCGGCGGTATCAGATGTATTGGCAAGTCTACCTGCATCCGGTGACACGATCGAGTGATTACCTATTAAAGGCTATTCTTGAGCGGGCGCAGGAGTTGTACCTGTCCGCATATCCGTTTGCGATCGCACCAATCCATTTGATGCCGCTATTTGATCAGAAGATGGAGTTGCGTGATTTCCTTGGGCTCGATGAGACAATCGTCTACTTCTATTTTCAGCAGTGGGCGAATGAACAGGATCCGATCCTTGCAGATCTCTCGGGGCGATTCGTTGACCGGAAGTTGTTCAAGTATGTCGATTATCCGGCTGAAAAACGTGAACTCGTCCACGATAAGTTGTGTGAGTTGTTCGAAGCAATCGGCTTGAATCCGACCTATTATCTGCTTGAAGATAAACTCAGTCGTCTTCCTTACGATTTATATGGAGATAACGGGGAAATCAGTAAGCAGCCGATCATGTTGCAGATGAAGGATGGGCAAATGAAAGAGATTTCGCAAGTTTCACCGCTCGTTCAAGCCATTGCGACGTCACGCCAGACTGATGAGAAGCTGTTCTTCCCGCAAGAAATTTTGCACGACTTGCGCGAGCATGCGAATGAGAAGATGCAGATCGACCAGTTATTGATTGGCAGCGTGACATCATGA
- a CDS encoding phosphotransferase family protein yields MKCLRYKQAGDLAPDVLDYQTDVRDEVPPWLYMTRSPGEIRLDQVDEQYVERLAQMLVAIHALPVPESRYVYQPYATERHVPTWTQYPERWRQLLAVEPDESQTIRFIHRDFHPVNVLYEMNGTCHTIDWINACVGPIEVDLAHCRLNLALLESVEMADHFLKSYLKQTKRSYDHAWDIRAIFDFGPETIDIYPGWKAYGKQNLSQDNVRERLEKFVLKVYENNESGY; encoded by the coding sequence ATGAAGTGTTTGCGTTACAAGCAAGCAGGTGACTTAGCACCAGATGTGTTGGACTATCAAACCGATGTTAGAGACGAAGTCCCGCCGTGGTTATATATGACGCGTTCACCGGGAGAGATCCGGCTTGATCAGGTGGATGAGCAGTATGTCGAACGACTGGCACAGATGCTTGTTGCGATCCATGCGCTACCGGTACCCGAATCTCGGTATGTCTATCAGCCGTATGCGACGGAACGTCACGTTCCGACTTGGACGCAGTATCCGGAGAGATGGCGTCAGCTACTGGCGGTCGAACCGGACGAAAGTCAAACGATCCGGTTTATTCATCGGGATTTTCATCCGGTCAATGTGTTATACGAAATGAATGGAACGTGTCATACGATTGATTGGATTAATGCGTGTGTAGGTCCCATTGAAGTCGACCTTGCGCATTGTCGTTTGAATCTTGCCTTGCTCGAATCCGTCGAGATGGCGGATCATTTTTTAAAAAGTTACCTTAAACAGACGAAACGTTCTTACGATCACGCGTGGGATATTCGGGCTATTTTTGATTTTGGACCTGAAACGATCGACATCTATCCGGGGTGGAAAGCATATGGAAAGCAAAACCTTAGTCAGGACAATGTTCGGGAACGCTTGGAAAAATTTGTCTTGAAAGTCTATGAAAATAACGAAAGCGGTTACTAA
- a CDS encoding NupC/NupG family nucleoside CNT transporter: MKYLIALLGLAIVFGLALLVSSNRKGIKLKPLAVMLVLQLVLGFILLNTSFGYIVIRGFAKVFEKLLSYAAIGIDFVFGGLANEGAQPFFINVLLPIVFISALIGILQFTKILPILMRGIGFVLSKINGMGRLESYNAVASAAIGQSEVFITVKKQIGQLPANRLYTLCASAMSTVSMSIVGAYMTMVEPKYVVTAIVLNLFGGFMIVSIINPYTVDPEEDILEIVEEKQTFFEMLGEYIMDGFKVAIIVGAMLIGYNALIGMVNDIFLMVLGISFQEILGYIFAPFAFIMGVPWAEAVSAGSVMATKLITNEFVAMLSLPEYSKEFSERTLGIVSVFLISFANFSSIGIIAGAVKGLNDRQGSVAASFGLKLLYGATLVSVLTAIVVSVLL, translated from the coding sequence ATGAAATATCTTATCGCACTACTCGGACTGGCTATCGTTTTTGGTTTGGCGCTCCTTGTCAGCAGCAATCGTAAAGGCATCAAATTGAAACCGCTTGCGGTCATGCTAGTTCTTCAGCTCGTACTTGGGTTCATTTTACTCAATACATCGTTCGGATATATCGTCATTCGTGGCTTCGCGAAAGTCTTTGAAAAACTGCTGAGTTATGCGGCAATCGGGATTGATTTCGTCTTTGGTGGACTAGCGAACGAAGGTGCACAACCGTTCTTCATTAACGTCTTGCTACCAATCGTTTTCATCTCTGCCTTGATCGGAATTTTGCAATTCACAAAGATTTTACCGATCTTGATGCGTGGGATTGGTTTTGTCTTGTCGAAAATCAACGGGATGGGGCGTCTCGAGTCTTACAACGCGGTTGCTTCAGCTGCGATCGGACAATCAGAAGTATTCATCACAGTAAAAAAACAAATTGGTCAATTACCAGCAAACCGTCTTTACACATTGTGTGCATCAGCAATGTCGACGGTTTCGATGTCAATCGTCGGTGCGTACATGACGATGGTAGAACCAAAATATGTCGTTACAGCAATCGTCTTGAACTTGTTCGGTGGTTTCATGATCGTCTCAATCATCAACCCATACACGGTTGACCCGGAAGAAGATATTCTTGAAATCGTCGAAGAGAAGCAAACGTTCTTCGAAATGCTCGGCGAATACATCATGGATGGATTCAAAGTCGCAATCATCGTTGGTGCGATGTTGATTGGTTACAATGCTTTGATCGGAATGGTCAACGATATCTTCCTGATGGTTCTCGGTATCTCGTTCCAAGAAATTCTCGGATACATCTTTGCACCATTCGCATTCATCATGGGTGTTCCATGGGCGGAAGCTGTCAGTGCCGGTAGTGTCATGGCAACGAAATTGATCACGAACGAATTCGTTGCGATGTTGAGCCTTCCAGAGTACTCAAAAGAATTCTCGGAACGCACACTCGGAATCGTGTCTGTCTTCTTGATCTCGTTTGCGAACTTCTCGTCGATCGGAATCATCGCTGGTGCGGTTAAAGGATTGAACGACCGCCAAGGAAGCGTTGCGGCTAGTTTTGGTCTGAAGTTACTCTACGGCGCAACACTCGTCAGTGTCTTGACGGCAATCGTCGTCAGCGTCTTGCTATAA
- a CDS encoding NAD(P)-dependent oxidoreductase, translated as MTTVTVLGATGRTGRPLIDRLLENGYDVRVLVRSASPDLPVHDRLHVLTGDATNPEDLEQALAGSTAVFSCLGTDQQQVLSTAIPHLVTKMKEAGIERIVFIGTAGILDASEEPGKYRFQSSESRRRSTIAAEDHLKAYLTLKDADVDFTVICPTQLSEDKALAADDLLIETTRFTAPTGPIPRENVAQFAFEVYRDGTHHRVRVGIASHGSTE; from the coding sequence ATGACTACTGTTACTGTACTTGGTGCGACCGGTCGAACAGGTCGACCTTTGATTGATCGGTTATTAGAAAACGGCTACGACGTTCGTGTACTCGTTCGTTCCGCGTCACCGGACTTACCGGTCCATGACCGACTTCACGTCCTGACAGGAGATGCGACAAATCCAGAGGATCTCGAACAAGCACTCGCAGGAAGCACCGCTGTCTTCAGTTGTCTCGGTACCGATCAACAGCAGGTCCTCTCGACAGCGATTCCACATCTTGTCACGAAGATGAAGGAAGCAGGCATCGAACGGATCGTCTTCATTGGTACAGCAGGCATTCTCGATGCATCAGAAGAACCAGGGAAGTATCGTTTCCAATCGAGTGAGTCTCGTCGACGCTCGACGATTGCAGCCGAGGATCACTTGAAAGCTTATCTGACCCTAAAGGATGCAGACGTCGACTTCACCGTCATCTGTCCAACACAACTGTCGGAAGACAAAGCACTTGCTGCTGACGACCTATTGATCGAGACGACACGTTTCACTGCACCGACAGGTCCGATTCCCCGGGAAAACGTCGCACAGTTCGCCTTTGAAGTTTATCGTGACGGAACACATCATCGTGTCCGTGTCGGGATTGCTTCGCATGGATCAACTGAATGA
- a CDS encoding 2-hydroxymuconate tautomerase, whose amino-acid sequence MPYVTVKMLSGRTVEQKRALIEKVTEAVSETTNAPKENITVFIEEMEKTDYGQAGVMFADK is encoded by the coding sequence ATGCCATATGTTACGGTTAAAATGTTATCGGGTCGTACAGTCGAACAAAAACGTGCCTTGATTGAAAAAGTCACGGAAGCAGTGTCGGAAACGACAAATGCTCCTAAAGAAAACATCACGGTCTTCATCGAAGAGATGGAAAAAACAGATTACGGTCAAGCTGGCGTCATGTTCGCGGATAAATAA
- a CDS encoding YwhD family protein, translated as MEKKINFNIISDNSTDGHGGFGVGTLSLNSMSPVIISPEDGEAYIDMGAMHAKAAIEKRVKFTTDKADTPNGKLYWIVWVTVGRKPEGFYYGGVAACDLLVDAEARRGFKILADHVNKMDKSLKGRIVVDHMDERSKELLRDFLQTHKPEMWENADAALHEALV; from the coding sequence ATGGAAAAAAAGATTAACTTCAATATCATTTCAGATAACTCTACAGACGGTCACGGAGGATTTGGTGTCGGAACACTCAGTTTAAACAGTATGTCACCCGTCATCATTTCTCCGGAAGACGGCGAAGCTTACATCGATATGGGTGCGATGCACGCGAAAGCAGCAATCGAGAAACGCGTCAAGTTCACGACGGACAAAGCCGATACGCCAAACGGTAAATTGTACTGGATCGTCTGGGTGACGGTCGGTCGTAAGCCAGAAGGATTCTATTATGGTGGTGTCGCTGCCTGCGATCTGCTAGTCGATGCGGAAGCGCGTCGCGGATTCAAGATTCTTGCTGATCATGTCAATAAGATGGATAAATCCCTTAAAGGGCGGATCGTCGTCGATCACATGGATGAGCGTTCAAAGGAATTATTACGTGATTTCTTGCAGACACATAAACCTGAGATGTGGGAAAATGCTGACGCTGCTTTACATGAAGCGTTGGTCTAA
- a CDS encoding metallophosphoesterase, whose product MRKRTRWLVSLSVLALGSWFLYRENNVIDVSRMMVTSSRLPEAFDGYRVVQIADLHGKAFGNEQKRLLKKIDREKPDLVVMTGDLIDSRRNGEEAVLTLMKALVDRYPVYFVTGNHEVRLNLTILPKLEQLGVTVLRNESRVIEYQGQSISLIGIDDPTTTRWREGLSEPDGIRQSLDQALQDVSPDAFQLLLAHRPEYKSLYAERSVDLVLSGHAHGGQIRLPFTEGLYAPGQGFFPAVTAGRYQEQQTELIVSRGLGNSLFPFRLFNHPELVVLTLKRP is encoded by the coding sequence ATGCGAAAACGTACACGCTGGCTAGTATCCCTCAGCGTCCTCGCCTTAGGAAGCTGGTTTTTATATCGTGAAAATAACGTCATTGATGTCTCACGGATGATGGTCACGTCGAGTCGCTTACCGGAAGCGTTTGATGGTTATCGCGTCGTGCAGATCGCAGATTTACATGGCAAGGCGTTCGGGAATGAACAAAAACGACTACTGAAGAAAATTGATCGCGAAAAGCCGGATCTCGTTGTCATGACTGGCGATTTGATTGACTCGAGGCGAAACGGTGAAGAAGCTGTCCTTACACTCATGAAAGCGCTCGTTGATCGCTATCCGGTCTACTTCGTCACCGGGAATCATGAGGTGCGACTCAATCTAACAATTTTGCCAAAGCTTGAACAACTGGGTGTCACCGTTCTCCGGAATGAATCGCGCGTCATCGAATACCAAGGTCAATCGATTTCGCTGATCGGTATCGATGACCCGACGACGACACGTTGGCGCGAAGGGCTATCGGAACCGGATGGGATTCGTCAAAGTCTCGATCAAGCACTGCAAGACGTGTCACCTGATGCGTTTCAGCTCTTGCTTGCGCATCGTCCGGAATATAAATCCTTGTATGCGGAGCGTTCCGTTGATCTCGTCTTGTCCGGTCATGCGCACGGCGGGCAGATCCGCCTGCCGTTTACCGAAGGTCTGTATGCGCCTGGTCAAGGATTCTTTCCAGCGGTGACGGCAGGTCGCTATCAGGAACAACAGACGGAACTGATCGTCAGTCGTGGTCTCGGGAACAGCCTGTTTCCGTTTCGTCTGTTCAATCATCCAGAACTCGTCGTCCTGACGCTAAAACGACCATAA
- a CDS encoding BCCT family transporter, whose amino-acid sequence MENNRKSKITKVFMVSVIFCVLFTIWGILPESLIGAASLGNVTAQAQSFVSNGFGWLYLLGMSAFLIIAIFLIFSRFGSIRLGKDSDRPEYGLISWFAMLFSAGMGIGLVFWGVSEPLTHFHTPPVATDDPTEAARLAMRYSFFHWGLHPWALYAIVALAIAYSTFRKGRPATIGDTVASLMKPRYASAGKGTVEVLAIVATAFGVATSLGLGAQQISGGLNFLTSSIPNSFLTQMIIIVVVSVLYMMSAASGLDKGIVRLSNANIVLAVMLMIGVLFLGPFSFIMDLFVQTTGAYLQNLPVMSFRASAFNPDERGWINDWTIFYWAWWISWSPFVGTFIARVSKGRTIREFVIGIMLVPTIFGLLWFSVFGGSAIWNELFQNVDLISTVNDKGVETGMFALFETFGGLGTFLSIVAVFLITTFFITSADSATYVLGILSSGGSLMPSLRIKLAWGVIQSSIAAVLLYAGGLSALQAAAVLAAFPFIFVVGMMVIALFKDLSDEPDAQKEVTDLKQDA is encoded by the coding sequence ATGGAAAATAATCGAAAAAGTAAGATCACAAAAGTCTTTATGGTATCCGTCATTTTCTGTGTGCTCTTTACCATATGGGGAATCTTACCGGAATCCCTAATCGGTGCAGCTAGTCTCGGAAATGTCACAGCTCAAGCACAATCCTTTGTCTCTAACGGATTTGGCTGGCTTTATCTTCTCGGCATGAGTGCTTTTTTAATCATTGCTATCTTTTTAATCTTTTCCCGCTTCGGTTCAATCCGACTCGGTAAGGATTCGGACCGTCCTGAATATGGTCTCATTTCTTGGTTTGCGATGCTCTTCAGTGCTGGTATGGGAATCGGTCTTGTCTTCTGGGGTGTCTCAGAGCCATTGACGCACTTCCATACACCGCCAGTCGCAACAGATGATCCAACGGAAGCAGCACGCCTCGCGATGCGCTATTCATTCTTCCACTGGGGATTACATCCTTGGGCATTATACGCGATCGTCGCGCTTGCGATCGCTTACTCGACATTCCGAAAAGGACGTCCTGCTACGATTGGTGACACGGTCGCTTCACTGATGAAGCCTCGGTATGCTTCTGCCGGTAAAGGTACCGTCGAAGTACTCGCCATCGTCGCAACGGCATTTGGTGTCGCGACGTCGCTCGGTCTCGGAGCACAACAAATCTCAGGTGGATTGAACTTCCTAACGAGTAGTATTCCCAACTCCTTCCTGACACAAATGATCATCATTGTCGTTGTGTCAGTACTTTACATGATGAGTGCGGCATCAGGACTCGATAAAGGAATCGTTCGTCTCAGTAACGCCAACATCGTCCTCGCCGTTATGTTGATGATTGGCGTCCTGTTCCTCGGACCGTTCAGTTTCATCATGGACCTTTTCGTGCAAACAACAGGTGCTTATTTGCAAAACTTACCGGTCATGAGTTTCCGGGCATCTGCCTTTAATCCAGACGAACGCGGCTGGATCAACGATTGGACGATCTTCTACTGGGCATGGTGGATTTCCTGGTCACCATTCGTCGGTACGTTCATCGCCCGTGTCTCGAAAGGACGGACGATTCGTGAGTTCGTCATCGGCATCATGCTCGTTCCAACGATCTTTGGTCTCCTTTGGTTCTCTGTCTTCGGTGGATCAGCGATTTGGAACGAATTGTTCCAAAATGTCGATCTGATCTCGACGGTCAACGATAAAGGGGTCGAAACTGGAATGTTCGCATTGTTTGAGACATTCGGTGGCTTAGGTACGTTCCTCAGTATCGTCGCCGTCTTCTTGATCACGACGTTCTTCATCACTTCGGCTGACTCCGCGACGTACGTTCTCGGTATTCTATCGTCTGGCGGTAGCCTGATGCCAAGCTTACGCATCAAGCTTGCTTGGGGTGTCATCCAGTCTTCAATCGCCGCTGTCTTACTTTATGCCGGAGGATTGAGTGCCCTACAGGCAGCAGCTGTTCTAGCCGCCTTCCCGTTCATCTTCGTCGTCGGAATGATGGTCATCGCTTTGTTCAAGGACTTATCGGATGAACCCGATGCGCAAAAAGAAGTCACCGATTTAAAACAAGATGCCTAA
- a CDS encoding NAD(P)H-dependent oxidoreductase produces the protein MEKQQQKQTILEAFQSRHATKAFNGQMIPEDDFRFILETARLSPSSFGYEPWNMLVIQNPEIREALKEISWGAQGQLPTASHFVLFLARTGEQMQADGPHVKQMMDFLGLSEEAKAGRTKRYGLFLEEDFAIGDNPKAMEDWAAKQAYIALGNMMSTAAQIGVDSCPIEGFDQQAVEQLLVDRGLLDRSVFTVPVMVAFGYRADEPKREKQRRPLDEIVTFVE, from the coding sequence ATGGAAAAACAACAACAAAAACAAACAATTCTTGAAGCATTTCAATCTCGTCATGCGACAAAGGCATTTAATGGTCAAATGATCCCGGAAGACGATTTCCGGTTCATTTTAGAAACGGCGCGTCTGTCACCGAGCTCGTTCGGATATGAGCCATGGAACATGCTCGTTATTCAAAATCCAGAAATCCGAGAAGCCTTAAAAGAAATTTCTTGGGGCGCACAAGGACAATTGCCGACAGCGAGTCACTTCGTCTTGTTCCTCGCCCGTACCGGAGAACAAATGCAGGCAGATGGTCCGCATGTCAAGCAGATGATGGATTTCCTTGGTTTATCCGAAGAAGCGAAAGCTGGACGGACGAAGCGTTACGGTCTGTTTTTAGAGGAGGATTTCGCGATTGGTGATAACCCGAAAGCGATGGAAGACTGGGCAGCTAAACAAGCCTATATCGCACTTGGGAACATGATGTCGACGGCAGCACAAATCGGTGTCGATTCATGCCCGATCGAAGGATTCGACCAGCAAGCTGTCGAGCAATTACTCGTCGATCGTGGACTGCTTGATCGTTCTGTTTTCACGGTGCCGGTCATGGTCGCATTCGGTTACCGGGCAGACGAACCCAAACGTGAGAAGCAACGTCGTCCGCTTGATGAAATCGTGACGTTCGTCGAGTAA
- the speE gene encoding polyamine aminopropyltransferase — protein MEQKLKLWFTEHQTEDYGITFRVNHVYESEQTEFQRLEMVETDEFGTMLLLDGMVMTTDKDEFVYHEMVAHVPLFTHPNPKSVLVVGGGDGGVIREVLKHPSVEKAVLVEIDGKVIEYSKKYLPNIAGGLDDARVEVIVGDGFMHIAEAENEYDVIMVDSTEPVGPAVNLFTKGFYSGISKALKEDGIFVAQSDNPWFTPDLIRDVQRDVKEIFPITKLYIANVPTYPSGLWTFTIGSKKHDPLAVAAERFHEIDTKYYTPELHTAAFALPKFVKDLTNG, from the coding sequence ATGGAACAAAAATTAAAGTTATGGTTCACGGAACACCAAACGGAAGATTACGGTATCACATTCCGTGTCAACCACGTTTATGAGAGCGAACAAACGGAGTTTCAACGCCTAGAGATGGTTGAAACGGACGAGTTCGGTACGATGTTGTTACTTGACGGAATGGTCATGACGACAGATAAGGACGAGTTCGTTTACCACGAGATGGTCGCGCACGTCCCATTATTCACACACCCGAATCCAAAATCGGTTCTGGTCGTTGGTGGAGGAGACGGCGGAGTCATCCGTGAAGTCTTGAAACACCCGTCCGTCGAAAAAGCTGTTTTGGTTGAAATCGACGGAAAAGTCATTGAGTATTCGAAAAAATACCTCCCGAACATTGCAGGTGGATTGGACGATGCACGCGTCGAAGTCATCGTTGGGGATGGATTCATGCATATCGCAGAAGCAGAAAACGAGTATGATGTCATCATGGTCGACTCGACAGAACCAGTTGGTCCAGCGGTCAACTTGTTTACGAAAGGCTTCTATTCTGGTATTTCAAAAGCATTAAAAGAAGACGGCATTTTCGTCGCACAATCGGATAACCCATGGTTCACACCAGACTTGATCCGTGATGTTCAACGCGACGTCAAAGAAATCTTCCCGATCACGAAGCTCTACATCGCTAACGTTCCGACATACCCAAGTGGTCTTTGGACGTTCACGATCGGATCAAAGAAACATGATCCGCTTGCAGTTGCAGCAGAGCGTTTCCACGAGATCGACACGAAGTATTATACGCCTGAGCTTCACACGGCAGCTTTCGCGCTACCGAAGTTCGTTAAAGATTTGACGAACGGCTGA